One segment of Macaca fascicularis isolate 582-1 chromosome 4, T2T-MFA8v1.1 DNA contains the following:
- the PPP1R3G gene encoding protein phosphatase 1 regulatory subunit 3G — translation MEPTGARLSLEAPGPAPFGETPLVEEPSVPGVLCVQGGGDGGGTSETPSPDAQLGDRPLSPKEEAALQEQEELLQCRRRCRARSFSLPADPILQAAKFLQQQQQQAAVLGGEGAEDEPLGPGGCCAKCKKRVQFADTLGLTLTSVKHFSEAEEPQVPPAVLSRLRSFPMRAEDLEQLGGLLAAPLSAQPSRLRPLFQLPGPSAAAERLQRQRVCLERVQCSTASGAEVKGSGRVLSCPGPRAVTVRYTFTEWRSFLDVPAELQPEPLEPQPPEAQSGASEPGSGDAKKEPGAESFHFSLCLPPGLQPEGEEQADARGVAVHFAVCYRCAQGEYWDNNAGANYTLRFARPADAL, via the coding sequence ATGGAGCCCACAGGGGCGCGGTTAAGTTTGGAGGCGCCGGGACCAGCGCCCTTCGGAGAGACCCCGCTGGTCGAGGAACCGTCCGTCCCGGGGGTCCTCTGCGTGCAGGGTGGCGGCGACGGCGGTGGCACTTCGGAGACCCCGAGTCCTGACGCTCAGCTAGGGGACAGGCCCCTGTCCCCGAAGGAAGAGGCCGCCCTccaggagcaggaggagctgctgcaatgccgccgccgctgccgcgcGCGCTCCTTCTCCTTGCCCGCCGACCCCATCCTGCAGGCGGCCAAGttcctgcagcagcagcagcaacaggcAGCAGTGCTGGGCGGCGAAGGGGCGGAGGACGAGCCGCTCGGCCCGGGCGGCTGCTGCGCCAAGTGCAAGAAGCGGGTGCAGTTCGCGGACACGCTGGGGCTGACCCTGACCAGCGTGAAGCACTTCAGCGAGGCGGAGGAGCCGCAGGTGCCGCCCGCAGTGCTCTCGCGCCTCCGAAGCTTCCCTATGCGTGCCGAGGACCTGGAGCAGCTCGGGGGACTGCTGGCCGCGCCCCTCTCAGCGCAGCCTTCCCGGCTCCGGCCGCTCTTCCAGCTCCCGGGGCCGAGCGCCGCGGCCGAGCGCCTGCAGCGGCAGCGCGTGTGCCTGGAGCGCGTGCAGTGCTCGACGGCCTCGGGCGCGGAGGTGAAGGGCTCCGGCCGCGTGCTCAGCTGCCCTGGGCCCAGGGCCGTGACCGTGCGCTACACCTTTACCGAGTGGCGCTCCTTCCTGGACGTGCCAGCTGAGCTGCAGCCGGAGCCGCTGGAGCCACAGCCGCCAGAGGCGCAGTCGGGGGCCTCCGAGCCAGGTTCCGGGGATGCCAAGAAAGAGCCAGGCGCTGAGTCCTTCCACTTCTCGCTGTGCCTGCCCCCGGGCCTGCAGCCTGAGGGCGAAGAGCAAGCTGACGCGCGCGGCGTCGCGGTCCACTTCGCTGTCTGCTACCGCTGTGCGCAGGGCGAGTACTGGGACAACAACGCGGGCGCCAACTACACGCTGCGCTTCGCGCGCCCTGCGGACGCGCTGTGA